AGAAAACTGGGAAATCATTCATGTATTTGTCTTTCACAAGTATGAAAACAAAGCTCCACGAGAGTGTCTTATTTTAATCCCCTCCTTCCCTACGCAACAGGGTCTGTTTCAGTATCACCTTCTCACTGCATTTCTCAGCATCTTGAGTCccatttatgatttttatgCTCCTTCTCCCACACTTCTTTCCAAATCTAGTCTCACTTCTCCATTTTCTGCACACGCTCCCCAGGCCTGTCTGCATTCTTCTTTCTTACCATGCCACAAAAACAGTTTCTCAAGTGGGCAGTGGTCAAGGACAGCCTTGGGAAGGCAACAGAGTAGGAGCAAAGCTAAGAGTATAGAGCAGGGCTTCTCAGCTCTCCCGTTCTTGTTCCTGCAAGGCCAATAATTATCAATTATGTGAGAGGAAAGCTCAGCAAGGGAGTTCTTTTGTCCATTCCCTCTGATGTTCCACTCTAGGAAAGTGGGATTTAATGAGGGTAGAAGAAAGATCAGCAGTATATTTTGACGTGttttgaggggggaaaaaaaaaaagcacaagcatGGTGATACAGGCTGCCTTGGTTTGTTGCCACCCCACTCACGGGAATAGAAATTGTGGCTAAGAGCCAGGAAAGAGAGACAGTCAAGCTGGGACAAAGTCCTGTAGAGCATCAACCACCCCAGCAGAACGGGAAAGTGGTGATTTGTGAAATGGGGCGTCCCCAGGAGGGCTGTTTAGCTTCAAATGAAATTAGTCAGTCTCATAAAAATCCACTGAATTAGAGGATGCCATAGAACAAAGAGAATTTCTTGTCTAGATAAGTGTTACAAACTAAACCAAGTTAATAGCCAGGAGCATAGCAGCCATATCCACTAGCGGACTTATAAAGGCGGCTGTCTCGGTTTCACTTTTTTGGTCTATTTGTCATATTCGTcatattctccttttttctttttttttctttctttttttttttagtagtaaCCATTAGCTAATGAACTGTTGAGGTAAAATGAAAGGACTGAGCCACGAGGAGCAAACTTAATCTTTCATTCTCAATGGCAGACAGCTTGAGACGATCGGAAAGTCATCGCTACAGATCTCCCTCCCATGAGTTCCCAAGTGCCGCAATCTTTCCTCATTCTTCAGCTATAcaaagtaactttaaaaaatttaattatgCAAAGAACGTTCTCTTCAAGGATCTGCACTTGATCCCCAGTGGCTGGCCAAAAGAACGTGCAAGTGGAGGGTTTGCAAATGCCAGCACAGAGAGAGGAATTCATCCTTGTTCTCAAATTATTTCTTACATTCCTCTGACTGTGCGGTAGGTCCACTTCTGAGCGTTAGCGAGTTCAGTCTTGCTTTAATAAGGATGGGTGCACTACCTCCTCCAACATtaattccaaatttattttatttatgcttcatttattaatttatttatttatttatttgtgttgaGGCTAATGTAGATGTTGAGAACTATTAAGTATAAAGGATTTCAGCTTAACGAATCAGTTCAGTTCAGccttccctgccagcaccccatGGAAGACAAAAATCTTCTACAGAGGGTCCCTGTATTCGCACTGGGAGGTGTCCACGTCTAAAATCCCCTTTCTTCACTGATCTGACTTTTCACCTTCGGGTCAGGAAGTAATTCTTATCATTTGTCTTCAGCCACCCGCTGACTGTGATGAACGAGTACCTTCTCAGGGGGCTTCAGGGGGCACCACCATGCTTCTcttgtttgactttttttgaTTCCTCCATCCACACTGGTACCTCTAGTGTCTCCTAAACTGGACCAAATTAttgtaaaagcaaaactgtaCTTTCATCATACCGCTTTAACTCTTTGTTTATAACAAACATGTAGAAAACGtctaaaatacttattttagCCACTTCCTTACGgcattttcagaggaagaaaataccaGCTCTAGGAACACAGCAAGATCATGAAATCCTGGCTCTGGGTCTAAGCCTTCCTCCTCACTGAGCAGCAAGGAACAAAGCCCCATCTGCAGGAGCTCAGAGGTTCTTCTGGGCTCCAGGGCATGAGGAAGGGAGATGGAAGTGGCAACACCACGTGCAGgagaaataaagaatttaaagtACAACCCCAAAATTAAGAACTGAAGAAACACTGCAGGTGTCCCACTCAGAAAGTGTCTTTCCTTGCCTTTAGCCACAGGAGATCATTAGAAGAGGTAGTTTCCCATTTCAAGGAAGCTTAGAAAAGCACCAAGGGAAAGTAGTGATGCAAAGTCGTTATCAAATGATCTACCCACAGAGCTAGGTTTTCCCCTGCTCCAAAGGCAGCGTCTgcagtaaagcaaaagcaaatgagaaacagaagcGAAGATGTCACCGTAAAATAGCCACTATCTTCCTCCTGAAAATAGTAATGTCACTGAAAAGCCTGTGATCTGTGATACCAAAGTCATATAAAGCGAGGACATACCAGTACTTAACAGCTAGACCCAATGGTGGGAAAACCCAGAGCCTGGGTGGAGTACAGCGAGCGTTACATGCATCAGCATCTAGAGGAAGGCACTAAGCACACAGCAGACAGGACCAGAAGTCTGTCTTCTCTGCCTCATCTACTCTCTAACCACGAGTCTGACCTTCCTTGGCACCCAGGGAAGACACAACAAGAAGAACATAAACACCTCAGACAGATAAAACGATGTGCTCAGCCCCACCACCCTCAGACACCCTTTGAAGGTGCAGCCACGATGGCAGGGGGGTGCATTTCGCTCCAGCAGGCCGTAACCTCAACTTATCAAGTCTGCCTTCAGAGCCAAAGGGTCACTTCATGAAATATTGATGTCACCCAGGAAAAGAGCATCAAAAGTATGTGCAGGTTCCTCAGCGTGAGAGCTTTCTCCTGCAGAGCATCTCTACTGTTCAGTGCTTTACTAGAGCTGCAACACTAACAAAGCTCCTACCACAAAGCAGATTTGTATTTATTGAACCATAACAACCAAAGCCACTCACGTTTCAAACATGGACCCATCATTTATTCATGTAGGAAAGGCTTTACAGAATTTTGCAATGCAAAACTGTCACTGctattctttaaaattttccatcACAACCTAATAGTTCCTCTTCCTGCTCCTACAAATTCACAGGGCTGGTTTTATCtagtgctttcatttttttactaGATTTTTCCAAACCACTGCAAATAAATGAGATGTGCATCATCTTGAAAAGTTTAACCCAAAACACCATTAAACAAAAGCAGGCTGAAACCTACTGAGCATCCATCACCtggatttttcaaaactgaactcCAGTGGTTTCAAGATAAGCTAGTATGGCGCAAATCCATAAACTTCATCCCAAATGTATACAAGAAATGTCAAAGTTTAATAGAGACAACTTGCCTGGATACCCGAGGACACCTTTACTCACCAAACCGTTTTCTTGTCCACCAGTGTGGCTCTTTGATCGCTGAGAACCGAACGTCGGGGTGCAGCCTGAGCCGGTCATACAGGTCTGTCGTCCCACACTTGGGCTGGCCAATGATGTAGAAATGGGGGAGGCAGCGCAGGCGGTAGTGTTTGTCCTTATAATGGTACAAGTGGTTCCAAAATACCTTCCTGAGGTAATCAAATATGGTTCGAAAGCGCCTTGAATACAGTGCATAGGAGTTTGTTGCATAAGGATCTGTGGTGGTGTTTCCTCTGTACTCTTCATACCAACATGGGTTCTTGCTATTTGGAAGGAATTTGTTAGGAATTACTGAAAACATCTGCAACATAAAGAACAACAATTTCAGTCAAGGCAGCGAAAAATTCACAGTTGTACTATTCTAACTTAGCACAGTAAAGAGAATATGATAGAAACACTAACTGGACATTTTtaaccttaatttttttatccaCAAAGTTGACCTAACTTATTTCTTCTGATGGCAGCAGAACCAAATCCTGTAGAAACAGTTGGACTGGGAGAAGAGGACATTTAGTAGTCTTTTGATTTTAAGGCCAGAAAGGACCTCAATAATACTcaacccccctgcagccccagaaattaatttttgaagtcAAACACGGAATAGTCAAATCAACTTGCAGGTTTTAACTCTGAAATACAAGGTTTGCAATGACCAGATTTTCAGGAAGGCACACTGGTAACCAGTTATTAGAAAGGCTCTTCTTTATTTATCATGTAAGATGAGTGGCAAATCAACTCAGGATGATTTTGCAGGAGACAAGGTATAAATTCAATGAGGTTGTACAGCTGTTGGAGGACcgcttgggttttttgtttcaggtGTCAAGACCATTTATAGAACCCATCCATTCTGCCCATGACTCAGGACATAATCTACAACATCACCctttcagctggtgtaaatcaggagGCTCCAGATGGTGTAAATCACTATATGAACACCTCAGCAGCTCCACTTATTTTATCTCAGTAAAGGATTgactcaaaagccttaaaataaGCATACAGCAGTTTAAAACACAGTTCAATTCATACTTACATGTGGTTCTTGTTTCCTCAGCTCTTCTAAATCAGGGCGCTGTCTCGTCATAAACTCTATCTTTGAAGTAATAGTGTCAATAATTAATTTAATGCTTGGATAATCCTTTACGtatgaaatattcattttagAAGGCTGGTAATGGTCTTTCATGTCACTAAGGCTTTCATTGTCCATTAAGCTTGGATTGCTAGTAAAAGCTCCGTAATGGAAGGGAGATGGTATTAACAACAGGCCGTGCTTGGCTCCAGTCAGTATGTAGGATGCCATCACTAGAGTCATTATAATCAAACCAAACATTAAGCTGCATAGCTTCCCCTTCCTCAAGCAGAAAAATCCATTCCAGCTTTCACTGTGATCAGTCCTCACTTCCAAAACTGCAAGCAACTTCATCTGCTTGCTATCCGTGTACAAAGGgatcttattttctcctttgcaaaCAGGACACTTCTGGTTATTGTGATTAGATCCACAGCATGTGAAACACTGTCTGTGCAAGTCATCTGGTAATAAATGTATGCAACAATTAATGCAATACCTCATATTACTGCTGTTAAACTCCTGTGTTAATGAGCCAAGCACagccataaaaatatttctgaagcatACGAGTCATCTTCTCTAagtctgaaattatttaattccttGAGTGATTCTACAATTACTCAGCAATGCCAAAGGACAGGTTCAAGCCAGAACAGGTAAAAGCACTCAAAAAAGCTACATATGtcacataaagaaaaacaacaaaacaaaacaaccaacacaaaaaaaatagatgtaCTGTGGATGTGGCTTTCAAGAATTTGGCTTGGTAAGAAGAACGTGGCAAAGTAAGAATCAGCTACACAACTGGCTCAAGTTTTTCCCATTGAACAAAatgagggggaagaaaaattgTTACATAGCgtgaaaatatgcaaagaataaaaataactcattGTCCTCTGATTTACGCTGGAATAGGCAAATATGGGTAGAAATTTCCAGGTATTCTTAAAACAAGTGGGTTCCAAACCAGACTGCTGCTACTGGAAGCTTCATCTTCCCAGAGATGGTTTCAAAGATTTGCATTGTACAacctaaagaaacaaaaacatatatatatatatacatatatatagacacacacGGAACAACAGAGGGAATATCCACACCCACCTCCACTCAAAGCCATAGCAAAGCACCATCTACTGCAAGTAACTGTGAAAGCTGTCTTCCATTTGCCAAGTGTATTAATTACAGTGCTCACAATGTTAAGCCCAGGAAATGTTTGTCTTCAAGTTCACGGCGAGCTGCCCCTTCTGTTCATCACCCACCTGCTCACATCAGTGAACAGTTGCTACAACAGGTAACACGGCACAACTTCCCCCCAGCTGCTCGCTAACCTTCTAGCAGACCTTAATCTGCTCTTTATTTAGGGAGCATCTACCTGTACATGGGGACCTTAAATTAACTGTCCTGAAGTGGGGTAGGACCCTGCTTAAGAGAACAAGGCAGGGATAAGATAACAGTCTCCTTTCAAGCATACAAGataaaaagccaaacaaaatacCCAAAAGCCATTAAGTAAAACATTCAGCAAATTGAAGGGATTAAATAATAGACAGGAGTAAAGGCTCACGACAAGATCTCTGGTTTCTGGACCAAATGATTCTGGGACGACGGCAATCACCTGCAAGGCACTGCAAAGTCACCAAGACACCTTCAATCACCACTCGccaaagattttgaaaacacagtacTCACTAAAAATGGCAAGATGTATTACCTAAATAAAACTGACCCGGTTTCAGATGGGacagagttagttttcttcctattagctggtgcagtgctatgtttaggatgagaataatgttgataacacagtgatggtttggttgttgctgagcagggcttacacCAAGCCAAGGATGTTTCAGCTtcccaggccctgccagcgcaagggctgggggggcacaagaagccgggagggggcacagccagggcttgTGACCTGAACTGGCCCAAGGGGTAGTCCATGCCATAGGGCATCATGCTCGGCatataaactgggaggagctggctggtggAGAAGGATGGCTGCTGGGGGACcagctgggcatcagtcagcaggtgggGAGCTACTGTACCGTGCATaacttgtttgggtttttcttgagttttatttctttttctctttttgttatttcccCTTCCATTACAATTATTAGTATTACATCTTACCTTACTTCaactattaaactgttcttatctcaacgtatttttatttttttttccccaacaagcctcttcctcatcccactggggaagcagggaggaagggagcagctgcgtggtacctagttgctggctggggttaaagcaCAACAGGAACATACATACCACCAGGGCTGCAACTTCAAGGGAAGACTCTGGATTCAGCAAATGCCCCTAACGGTCTGCACTTTGGTACCAGAGAGCCCACGCCGAAAACGCAGGAGCAGGTGTCCCCTTGGTACAAGGCAGGCACCACAGGCAGGGACTTGAGCATTGATGGGTCCCGTGAAGGTCTGCCACGTCCACACAGACCAGGGGCTGAATCACCCTGCGGCACAGGGTATGTGCCATTCCCCTTTAAACACCTCCACACTGCAGCTGCTTACAGCCAAAAAAGCAACCAGTGCTGTTTAAAGTATTTATGTCAAGTTTTTGTCTTGGTTGGAGCTTGTCCATAGCTTGGTTTTCCAGGCAGCATTCAGAGCAGAGACGCTTAAAGTCACAAACAAGTCATGAGCTTAAGGATGGCCTTAATTAAAGCATATTTATGCATGGTTCCTCTagaatttctgtttccatggTTTATTAAATATCCTACTGGCATCACCCACATTTTTAAGCTCAAAATCAACTCTTTGTTTGGAGAAGCCAGATTATCAAATACAAAACTTCATAGATAATATACCTTCTTCTATataccagaaaatatttttattttctagaattACTTTTCTGGGGGAACTAAGcccaggaaatattttaaaagaaatcttgaaaagtcacaagcaaaacaagaaattgGCATaggatgaaaaaggaaagaaaaagatggggAAAACCTAAGGAATAGTAGTAGTACGTGGCTCTGACAGGCAACTTCTATTTTGCCTTTTGTCACCTGATAAAGACATTAAGGCTCCAGTGCTGTGATGCTCCTTGTCCATCCTGCTGTGGGCACCCCTGAAAGCAGTGACTCAGCTCCCGCCTCCACACCTCTGTTTCCTCAGCATCCGCCAGGACCTGGTCTGCCACAAGGCACTTTTCGCTGTGCCACAGACAACACCAGTACTAACCCCAGCCATGGCCCTGAGGGTTCGGTACACACAGTTTTAGCCACGCTGGGACTGCggagagcagggaggggacTGCTCCTCCTGCACGAGGCCGACGGAGGGCACACGGACGGACCGCACGCGTGAAAGGCAACACATCACTGCAGATAGCAGCGGCAGTTGAAGGAGTTGGAAGAATTCAGGAGATGACAGCTTTACCGGAAGAGAAGGGTATCTTTTGCCCAGAAGACTATGGATGATGAAATgctaattaattaataatatttttcagaggCAGCTAAGCTCTGTCATAATTAACTGCACCAGTCCAGAGGACCAGTTCATTGCTTTATGGGATTTCTAAAGGTCCAACATTCACTTGTACTAccttaaatgaaaatacattttccaagtCACCTTAATCAAAACATGAAATAGATGTTTGAGAATTCACACTTACAAAACATTAGTGTACtattacagcaagaaaaaaaaaaataatctgcaccACTATAATTCTTATATAGGTACAGTTTCCTAGTTTAAACACACGTCAGTAGCCATGTACaaacttttttctcattatctCTTGCCACTGGctccctcctctggacccacaGTACTTGTTCCTTCTCTACACTCATCTTCCCTTTCAAGgctcagaaatgttttttctctgcattgttTCCAAAcgcttttctttcttctccatccTACAGCGCTCTTCATTCCCCCCAAAAACATCGAACCTAGCTTATTCTTTTGACACCTCTGTCTCCAGCAGAAGCCTTCCTGCCTGACTGTGTCCCTTGGCCCCTGAGAAAGAACACTTACACATTGCTGAAACACACATTTGGGTAACGTCCAAGACACCAACAATGACAATAATTTCTCATGACTACACAATGGATACACAGAGGGCCCTCTGATTACCCCTACAACACACCAAATCACAGAAGTATAATCACTACTAATTATGAGCCCCAGAATCTGGTTATTTCGCTTTTAGCTCTTTCAACGTATCTTAATTCTTCAGAAACACTGCTGTCATTCGAGATAGTAAGTTCTGGTTTACTCCCACAAGAGTGTCCAGATCAAATGGGTAGTCACTTCAGATCCTGCATTAATCATCGTTCTTCTAGCCGCATTTTTTTATGAGACAAAGTGCTTTTGTAAAATTATCTCTATTCTTGATGTTCCTCCCACCTAACACTGTCACATATTGGAGGCTTTCTGCAATCAGAGCAAGCGGGCTGTGCCTCAAGGACTCAAGaataattatttagaaaaatactgaacaaaagtatttgtaaaatcCCTTCCCACAAAAAAAGGTTCATTTCCTTAATGAGTTTATTCTACAAGTCAGATGAGGCAGACAGAAATCGCAGCATAATCATTACTGACTACATTTAAACCAAAGGGAAATAAATCAGTGTAAGACCTTTCAATGAAACTAGTCTTTAAAACTTCTCTAAAGAAATGGACCTGTGATGATTTTGACAGAAATTTGAACGACTAT
The Falco naumanni isolate bFalNau1 chromosome 9, bFalNau1.pat, whole genome shotgun sequence DNA segment above includes these coding regions:
- the CHST15 gene encoding carbohydrate sulfotransferase 15, yielding MAVLGSLTQEFNSSNMRYCINCCIHLLPDDLHRQCFTCCGSNHNNQKCPVCKGENKIPLYTDSKQMKLLAVLEVRTDHSESWNGFFCLRKGKLCSLMFGLIIMTLVMASYILTGAKHGLLLIPSPFHYGAFTSNPSLMDNESLSDMKDHYQPSKMNISYVKDYPSIKLIIDTITSKIEFMTRQRPDLEELRKQEPHMFSVIPNKFLPNSKNPCWYEEYRGNTTTDPYATNSYALYSRRFRTIFDYLRKVFWNHLYHYKDKHYRLRCLPHFYIIGQPKCGTTDLYDRLRLHPDVRFSAIKEPHWWTRKRFGIIRLRDGFHDRYPVEDYLDLFDLAAHQIQGVLQSEAANERGQMNNIIIGEASASTMWDNNAWIFFYDNSTEGEPPFLIQDFIHAFQPNAKLIIMLRDPVERLYSDYLYFASANKSAEDFHEKVAESLQLFENCVLDYSLRACVYNNTLNNAMPVRLQVGLYVVYLLDWLTVFDKDQILVLRLEDHASNVKYTMHMVFQFLDLEPLSEKQEALITKSPASNTRRPEDRSLGPMLPTTKAILRDFYRPFNTKLAQVLFDDAFLWKRT